The following coding sequences are from one Liolophura sinensis isolate JHLJ2023 chromosome 12, CUHK_Ljap_v2, whole genome shotgun sequence window:
- the LOC135479120 gene encoding leukocyte elastase inhibitor-like isoform X1, with the protein MRRLRVGRIYPKTASKIRLCASLSTSTFQRAIFHTAFNLLLVTGTMATQDQQQHTEAKPPVPNDLLQLTKSMAGFTRDLYDQISKQNPDENLFFSPFSIATALGMTLAGAKGNTASQMIEALKFTQESDALHAAFQKLFGEIKTTNAAYTLSTANNMFVDQKFKVLDEYLKVIQSSFKSHVTNVNFAQDSEGSRSTINTWVDKETNSKIQDLIPSGVLTAQTVIVLVNAIYFKGNWARKFSSDVTHSKPFQLKNDKKIQVDMMYQKAKFPLGRLTELDCQILELPYVEHDLSMFILLPRRANGLTRLEESLTPAILQSVRSFVSEQTVEVHLPKFKLEEGAELSGILQQLWIKDLFAEGVADLSGIDGTNDLYVSNVVHKAFIEVNEEGTEAAAATGVVMTRRAAMIPQHFNADHPFLFFILHNRTGAILFIGRLSQPQESRKAKDEL; encoded by the coding sequence ATGCGTCGCCTACGTGTAGGGCGTATTTATCCAAAAACTGCTTCGAAAATCCGCTTATGTGCTTCTCTCTCCACTTCCACTTTCCAAAGAGCAATATTTCACACGGCATTTAACCTTCTTCTCGTCACAGGAACCATGGCAACCCAggatcaacaacaacatacggAAGCGAAGCCCCCGGTCCCGAATGACCTTCTGCAGTTAACGAAAAGCATGGCGGGATTCACACGTGACCTGTACGATCAGATCAGCAAGCAGAACCCTGATGAGAATCTGTTCTTTTCCCCGTTCAGCATCGCCACTGCCTTGGGGATGACTTTAGCAGGAGCTAAAGGAAACACTGCTAGTCAGATGATAGAGGCTCTAAAGTTTACACAAGAGAGCGACGCCTTGCACGCTGCCTTCCAGAAACTATTTGGGGAAATTAAAACCACGAACGCCGCATACACCCTTAGCACAGCTAACAATATGTTCGTCGACCAGAAATTCAAAGTGTTGGACGAATATTTGAAGGTGATCCAGTCGTCATTCAAATCCCATGTCACAAACGTCAATTTCGCCCAGGATTCCGAAGGTTCCCGTTCAACCATAAATACATGGGTAGACAAGGAAACCAATTCAAAAATCCAAGATTTGATTCCATCAGGGGTGCTGACGGCGCAGACCGTCATAGTTTTGGTCAATGCAATATACTTCAAAGGAAATTGGGCCAGGAAATTTTCGTCGGACGTCACGCATTCGAAACCATTCCAGTTGAAGAACGACAAGAAAATTCAAGTGGACATGATGTACCAAAAGGCCAAATTTCCCTTAGGCCGACTCACTGAGCTAGATTGTCAAATCCTGGAGCTACCGTACGTTGAGCATGACCTGAGCATGTTCATTTTGCTTCCAAGGAGAGCAAACGGCCTGACGCGTCTGGAAGAGTCTCTCACACCAGCAATACTTCAGTCAGTCCGGAGCTTCGTCTCCGAACAAACCGTTGAAGTCCATCTTCCGAAATTTAAACTGGAAGAAGGCGCGGAGCTTTCGGGCATCCTACAGCAGCTTTGGATAAAGGACCTGTTCGCGGAAGGTGTGGCGGACTTGTCAGGTATAGATGGCACGAATGACCTGTACGTCTCTAATGTCGTCCACAAAGCTTTCATCGAAGTGAACGAAGAGGGCACCGAAGCTGCAGCAGCCACAGGCGTTGTGATGACCCGCAGGGCCGCCATGATACCGCAGCACTTCAACGCGGACCatccatttctgttttttatctTGCACAATAGGACTGGCGCGATTTTGTTCATTGGACGCCTTTCTCAACCGCAAGAGTCAAGGAAAGCTAAAGATGAACTATGA
- the LOC135479120 gene encoding leukocyte elastase inhibitor-like isoform X2, whose product MATQDQQQHTEAKPPVPNDLLQLTKSMAGFTRDLYDQISKQNPDENLFFSPFSIATALGMTLAGAKGNTASQMIEALKFTQESDALHAAFQKLFGEIKTTNAAYTLSTANNMFVDQKFKVLDEYLKVIQSSFKSHVTNVNFAQDSEGSRSTINTWVDKETNSKIQDLIPSGVLTAQTVIVLVNAIYFKGNWARKFSSDVTHSKPFQLKNDKKIQVDMMYQKAKFPLGRLTELDCQILELPYVEHDLSMFILLPRRANGLTRLEESLTPAILQSVRSFVSEQTVEVHLPKFKLEEGAELSGILQQLWIKDLFAEGVADLSGIDGTNDLYVSNVVHKAFIEVNEEGTEAAAATGVVMTRRAAMIPQHFNADHPFLFFILHNRTGAILFIGRLSQPQESRKAKDEL is encoded by the coding sequence ATGGCAACCCAggatcaacaacaacatacggAAGCGAAGCCCCCGGTCCCGAATGACCTTCTGCAGTTAACGAAAAGCATGGCGGGATTCACACGTGACCTGTACGATCAGATCAGCAAGCAGAACCCTGATGAGAATCTGTTCTTTTCCCCGTTCAGCATCGCCACTGCCTTGGGGATGACTTTAGCAGGAGCTAAAGGAAACACTGCTAGTCAGATGATAGAGGCTCTAAAGTTTACACAAGAGAGCGACGCCTTGCACGCTGCCTTCCAGAAACTATTTGGGGAAATTAAAACCACGAACGCCGCATACACCCTTAGCACAGCTAACAATATGTTCGTCGACCAGAAATTCAAAGTGTTGGACGAATATTTGAAGGTGATCCAGTCGTCATTCAAATCCCATGTCACAAACGTCAATTTCGCCCAGGATTCCGAAGGTTCCCGTTCAACCATAAATACATGGGTAGACAAGGAAACCAATTCAAAAATCCAAGATTTGATTCCATCAGGGGTGCTGACGGCGCAGACCGTCATAGTTTTGGTCAATGCAATATACTTCAAAGGAAATTGGGCCAGGAAATTTTCGTCGGACGTCACGCATTCGAAACCATTCCAGTTGAAGAACGACAAGAAAATTCAAGTGGACATGATGTACCAAAAGGCCAAATTTCCCTTAGGCCGACTCACTGAGCTAGATTGTCAAATCCTGGAGCTACCGTACGTTGAGCATGACCTGAGCATGTTCATTTTGCTTCCAAGGAGAGCAAACGGCCTGACGCGTCTGGAAGAGTCTCTCACACCAGCAATACTTCAGTCAGTCCGGAGCTTCGTCTCCGAACAAACCGTTGAAGTCCATCTTCCGAAATTTAAACTGGAAGAAGGCGCGGAGCTTTCGGGCATCCTACAGCAGCTTTGGATAAAGGACCTGTTCGCGGAAGGTGTGGCGGACTTGTCAGGTATAGATGGCACGAATGACCTGTACGTCTCTAATGTCGTCCACAAAGCTTTCATCGAAGTGAACGAAGAGGGCACCGAAGCTGCAGCAGCCACAGGCGTTGTGATGACCCGCAGGGCCGCCATGATACCGCAGCACTTCAACGCGGACCatccatttctgttttttatctTGCACAATAGGACTGGCGCGATTTTGTTCATTGGACGCCTTTCTCAACCGCAAGAGTCAAGGAAAGCTAAAGATGAACTATGA
- the LOC135479725 gene encoding LOW QUALITY PROTEIN: leukocyte elastase inhibitor-like (The sequence of the model RefSeq protein was modified relative to this genomic sequence to represent the inferred CDS: substituted 1 base at 1 genomic stop codon), translating to MLAITSKGDEGTTKDLVSKHNGYENLSFCPSNIATAFGMTXTGTEENTASQRIEGLNLTQENDALHAALQKLFGEIKTTNAAYTLSTANNMFVDQKFKVLDEYLKVIQSSFKSHVTNVNFAQDSEGSRSTINTWVDKETNLKFQDLIPSGVLTAQTVIVLVNAIYFKRKWAKRFSPNVTYSKSFQLKNDKKIQVDMMYKSSKFPLGYLAELDCQILELPYVEHDLSMFILLPRRANGLTRLEESLTPEILQSVRSFIFLQHVQVHLPKFKLEEGVELSGILQQLWIKDLLAEGVADLSGIDGTKELYVSNVVHKAFIEVNEGGTEAAAATGFGPITKSMTQHFIADHPFLFFIMLNRTGAILFVGRLSQPQESGKEKDEV from the exons ATGTTGGCAATTACATCCAAGGGTGACGAAGGGACCACAAAG GATTTGGTCAGCAAACACAACGGTTATGAGAATCTGTCCTTTTGTCCGTCCAACATCGCCACTGCCTTTGGGATGACTTAAACAGGAACTGAAGAAAACACTGCTAGTCAGAGGATAGAAGGTCTAAACTTGACACAAGAGAACGACGCCTTGCATGCTGCCTTACAGAAACTATTTGGGGAAATTAAAACCACGAACGCCGCATACACCCTTAGCACAGCTAACAACATGTTCGTCGACCAGAAATTCAAAGTGTTGGACGAATATTTGAAGGTGATCCAATCGTCATTCAAATCCCATGTCACAAACGTCAATTTCGCCCAAGATTCCGAAGGTTCCCGTTCAACCATAAATACATGGGTAGACAAAGAAACCAATTTAAAATTCCAGGATTTGATTCCATCGGGGGTGCTCACGGCGCAGACGGTAATTGTCTTGGTCAATGCGATATACTTTAAGAGAAAATGGGCCAAGAGATTTTCGCCAAACGTCACGTATTCGAAATCATTTCAGTTGAAGAACGACAAGAAAATTCAAGTGGACATGATGTACAAAAGTTCCAAATTCCCCCTAGGCTATCTCGCTGAGCTAGATTGTCAAATCCTGGAGCTACCGTACGTTGAGCATGACCTGAGCATGTTCATTTTGCTTCCAAGGAGAGCAAACGGCCTCACGCGTCTGGAAGAGTCTCTCACACCAGAAATACTTCAGTCAGTCCGGAGCTTCATCTTCTTACAACACGTTCAAGTCCATCTTCCGAAATTTAAACTAGAAGAAGGGGTGGAGCTTTCGGGCATCCTCCAGCAGCTTTGGATAAAGGACCTGCTCGCGGAAGGTGTGGCTGACTTGTCAGGTATCGATGGCACGAAGGAACTGTACGTCTCCAATGTCGTCCACAAGGCTTTCATCGAAGTGAACGAAGGGGGCACCGAAGCTGCAGCTGCCACAGGCTTTGGGCCTATTACCAAATCCATGACTCAGCATTTTATCGCGGATCatccatttctgttttttatcaTGCTTAATCGGACTGGCGCGATTTTGTTCGTTGGGCGCCTTTCTCAACCGCAAGAGTCAGGGAAAGAAAAGGATGAAGTGTAA
- the LOC135479440 gene encoding leukocyte elastase inhibitor-like has translation MATHDQQRHTAAKAPVPNDLSQLTKSMAEFTRNLYNEISKQNPDENLFFSPFSIATALGMTLAGAKGNTASQIIKALKLTQESDDFHTAFQKLFGEIKTTNAAYTLSTANNMFVDQKFKVLDEYLKAIQSSFKSHVTNVNFAQDSEGSRSTINTWVDKETNSKIQDLIPSGVLTAQTVIVLVNAIYFKGNWARKFSSDVTHSKPFQLKNDKKIQVDMMYQKAKFPLGRLTELDCQILELPYVEHDLSMFILLPRRANGLTRLEESLTPAILQSVRSFVSETEVEVHLPKFKLEKGAELSNILEQLWIKDLFAEGVADLSGIDGTKDLYVSNVVHKAFIEVNEEGTEAVAASGFVPTPLCYTMPVQFNADHPFLFFIMHNRTGVILFIGRLSQPQESGKEKDEQY, from the coding sequence ATGGCAACCCACGATCAACAACGACATACGGCGGCGAAGGCCCCGGTCCCGAATGACCTTTCGCAGTTAACCAAAAGCATGGCGGAATTCACACGTAACCTATACAATGAGATCAGCAAACAGAACCCTGATGAGAATCTGTTCTTTTCCCCGTTCAGCATCGCCACTGCCTTGGGGATGACTTTAGCAGGAGCTAAAGGAAACACTGCTAGTCAGATTATAAAGGCTCTAAAGTTGACACAAGAGAGCGACGACTTCCACACTGCCTTCCAGAAACTATTTGGGGAAATTAAAACCACGAACGCCGCATACACCCTTAGCACAGCTAACAACATGTTCGTCGACCAGAAATTCAAAGTGTTGGACGAGTATTTGAAGGCGATCCAGTCGTCGTTCAAATCCCATGTCACAAACGTCAATTTCGCCCAAGATTCCGAAGGTTCCCGTTCAACCATAAATACATGGGTAGACAAGGAAACGAATTCAAAAATCCAGGATTTGATTCCATCAGGGGTGCTCACGGCGCAGACCGTCATAGTTTTGGTCAACGCGATATACTTCAAAGGAAATTGGGCCAGGAAATTTTCGTCAGACGTCACGCACTCAAAACCATTCCAGTTGAAGAACGACAAGAAAATTCAAGTGGACATGATGTACCAAAAGGCCAAATTCCCCTTAGGCCGCCTCACTGAGCTAGATTGTCAAATCCTGGAGCTACCGTATGTTGAGCATGACCTGAGCATGTTCATTTTGCTTCCAAGGAGAGCAAACGGCCTGACGCGTCTGGAAGAGTCTCTCACACCAGCAATACTTCAGTCAGTCCGGAGCTTTGTCTCCGAAACAGAGGTTGAAGTCCATCTTCCGAAATTTAAACTCGAAAAAGGGGCAGAGCTTTCAAACATTCTAGAGCAGCTATGGATAAAGGACTTGTTCGCGGAAGGTGTGGCTGACCTGTCAGGTATAGATGGCACGAAGGACCTGTACGTCTCCAATGTCGTCCACAAAGCTTTCATCGAAGTGAACGAAGAGGGTACCGAAGCTGTAGCAGCCTCAGGCTTTGTACCCACTCCCTTGTGCTACACGATGCCTGTGCAGTTTAACGCGGATCATCCGTTTCTGTTTTTTATCATGCATAATCGGACGGGCGTGATTTTGTTCATTGGGCGCCTTTCACAACCGCAAGAATCAGGGAAAGAAAAGGATGAACAATACTAG